From the Candidatus Eisenbacteria bacterium genome, the window CTCAAGTTTCGAAAATCTGGTTCGGGTCCGGCGACTCGATGGATTTGGAGCGACGGAAATGAATCGCGCAGGTGAAATCGTCTGCGCGATGGCTGCGCGATTCGTTGCAATCCTTTGTGTAGTTGTACGTTACGGAGAAGTTGGACAATTTATCGCGCAGCAGGGAGGAGTCTTCAGTATTTATCGCGCATTTTATCGCGCATTCCCCCCCCCCTATAGGGGGGGAGTGCGGGATGCGCGATAAGAGAAGACAGGGGAATACCACCACATTTACCTCGAGGTCTTTTGCCAAGGAGAAATGACATGGCACGACGCCCTAAAACAAAACAGATGCTCGACTATGCGTTGAAGGTACTGAAGGATGAGCATCCGATGACCGTGCGCCAGGTGTTCTATCAACTCGTTTCGAGGCAAGTCATAGAAAACAAGAAAAGTGCCTACAATGCCGTTTCAAAGTTGCTTGTAGAAGCCCGGCGATCGGGTGAGGTGGAATGGGACTGGATCGTGGATCGCCTCCGAGTGCCCCTCTGCGTCGAGCAATGGACCGACATACCTGATTACATGGAATCCGTGCGGCAAGCGTACCGGCGGCATGTCTGGCAGGATCAGCCGGGATACCTGGAGGTCTGGCTCGAAAAGGATGCCCTGTCAGGAATCTTCAATGGTGTTCTCAGTAAATATGGCGTGATTTTGAACATCGGACGGGGGTATGACGGGTGGACATCATTACGCAATGCGTCACAGCGGTTTCAGCGAGTGCGCCGAAACGATAAAACCATCCTCTATTTTGGCGACTTTGATCCATCCGGTGAGGATATGTTTTATTCGCTCCAGAAACGATTGGATTGGTTTGGCGGGCACACAGAACTGATCAAGGTCGCCATAACCCCGGATGACATTGCCCGATATAACATCCCGACCGCCAAAACAAAGAAATCCGATTCAAGGCAAAAAGCGTTTGTTGCCAAGCATGGCGACAGGACGGCCGAGCTTGATGCCCTCCCGCCGTCGGTTCTACGAGAACGGATCACGACAGAAGTTTGCAAACGGATGGACATGGACGCCTTCGCCGAGACCCAGGACCAGGAGGATGAGGATGTGCGGAAGCTGGAGAGGATTGTTGAGAACTGTGTCTAGTCCGGAAACAGATCGGCGAGGTGGGATGGCCGGATTATGGCAAAACAGACAACCCTCGCGATCAGGTGCCGAGGGTTGCCGTGCGGATCAGGACACGCCCTTCTCAATGATGGCCTTCACCGCATCCAGGTCACCCCGGGCCGCGGCGACGACCACGCCTTTCACAAACTTGGTGGCCTTGCCAGATCCGGTTGCCTTGTGGATCAGATCCCGTTCGGCGCGGGTCAACCTGAATGCGAACACGACGAGTGGTTCGGATGGGTCCGGCTTCGGGGCGGGTTCGGGAGCGGGAGCGGGTGCCGTTGTGATTGGATCCGGCGCGATGATCTCGGCCGTCTTGGGGGCCGTCGTCTTCTGTTCTGCCTTGGCCTTCTTCGCGTCCTTCTTTGTGGCTGGTTTGGTCTGCTTCTTAGCCATGATCAAATCTCCTTCTGGTTATTGTGTCCTGGTCATCTTATCCAGCGCTGGGTTGATGCCTGCCTCTCCGTCGTCGCAGGAGAGCAGCTGTTCAATTTCTGTGGCCCAGTGCAGGAAGTCGTACCGGCCACCGGCGATCGTGTTGTCCGAGATCTCAGCAGCCTCGCGCATGAGCCCAGCAGCCTTGGCGAGCAGGTCGGCGGCTTGTTGGGCTTTCTTTGTGGCCTTCGCGTTCATCCGGTTCATCTGTCTCCTCCTTCTGGGCCAGGCCCCATCGCCCGGCGCATTGGTAACAACGCTTCCAACCCCAGAGAAGTCAAGTCAGCGGGAGCAATAAAATGACACGAAACAAGAGACTTTCGATGTGGTCTTCGTTGATGCCCTACTTGGGCGGAAAACGCCGTCTTTGCCCCCTGATCTTCCGGGAAGTGGACCGAATCCTGCCACGGAAGCTATGGCCGGGGCTTACATTTCTCGACGGATTCCTTGGCGGCGGGTCGGTCTCGCTCTATGCCAAAGCCCAGGGATTCAGAGTCGTTTCGGTGGATATCGCCGAGCGGTCCATTGTGGTCGGGAGGGCATTGATACAAAACAGCTCGGTCCGGCTCCGGCGCGAGGACATTTTGCGGGTGGCGGCCGACAAGTACGAACCACCGGCTCAGGTTGAACAAAACTACGCGCCACAGGCGTTCACGCGGGCACAGGCGCGACTTCTCGACCGCATCCTAGCCATGGCCGGGGAGGCGCGAGATATGGCGCGACAGGGGCTCCTACGGCTCCTGGCGGTGCGTGTGGCGCTGTTGTGCCATGCCATGTCATCGGTGCGAACCGGCACCATTCACCGGCTATCCAGCGGCGAATATGAAAACATCACGCCATCCTGCCTTAAAGGATACGTCGAAGGACTACGCCTGAACCGTCCTGACCGCTTGTGGAAAGTAGCGCAGCAGATCAATGCCGGGGTGTTCCAGGGCGAGGCTCAGGTCCTGAAAGCAGACATTGTCAAACTCCTCCCCACGATCGAGGCCGACATCGCCTACTTCGACCCGCCGTATCCCGGCGTCACGAGCTACGAGAAGGAATACAAGATCATCGATGAGATCCTTGAGGGTACGGCCCTGCCGGTAAGCCCCTTCAGCGCCAAGGATGGGGCCTCGATGATCGACGGTTTGTTCAAGCAGGCCAAAAACATCCCGGTCTGGATTTTGAGCCTTGGCAATGCCGAGGTGACGCTGGGCGAGCTGGAGCAGAAGATGCGCGGCTATGGCCGGGAGGTGAAGGCCACCGAGATCCGGTACATGCACAAACCCTCCCAATCCAGCGAGGAGAAGAGGCAGCAGAACCGCGAATTCATTCTGGTCGGCTGGGATCCGGATGCAGAGCTGATCCATAACCCTTCACTCACAA encodes:
- a CDS encoding DNA adenine methylase, which translates into the protein MTRNKRLSMWSSLMPYLGGKRRLCPLIFREVDRILPRKLWPGLTFLDGFLGGGSVSLYAKAQGFRVVSVDIAERSIVVGRALIQNSSVRLRREDILRVAADKYEPPAQVEQNYAPQAFTRAQARLLDRILAMAGEARDMARQGLLRLLAVRVALLCHAMSSVRTGTIHRLSSGEYENITPSCLKGYVEGLRLNRPDRLWKVAQQINAGVFQGEAQVLKADIVKLLPTIEADIAYFDPPYPGVTSYEKEYKIIDEILEGTALPVSPFSAKDGASMIDGLFKQAKNIPVWILSLGNAEVTLGELEQKMRGYGREVKATEIRYMHKPSQSSEEKRQQNREFILVGWDPDAELIHNPSLTTVAAQGEA